The following proteins come from a genomic window of Synergistota bacterium:
- a CDS encoding IclR family transcriptional regulator: MEREVAKSVKRAFSILLTFSSDCRKQNLTEISHKVNLPLSTTSRMVSVLCELGFLQKDDDRKVYRLGPALYYLSAIAREDLEVRNVALPFMRRLRDKYKETVNLYILDGDYRVCIEQVESPLGLRRAARIGDRLPLWAGSSGRCFLAYMDKEDVERILSMIKPFTSSTITDKEEIYRRLEKIRTIGYDISNSEREEGVATVASPIFDSTGKVVACLAIAGPSFRILPVGEELAKAVVESAREISRRMGYMPKG, encoded by the coding sequence ATGGAAAGGGAAGTAGCTAAGTCTGTGAAGCGTGCTTTCTCTATTCTTTTGACTTTTTCGTCAGATTGTAGAAAGCAGAATCTAACAGAAATATCTCATAAGGTTAATCTGCCTTTATCTACCACTTCACGTATGGTTTCTGTTTTGTGTGAGCTTGGTTTTCTTCAAAAGGATGATGATAGAAAGGTTTATAGGTTAGGACCTGCTCTATACTATTTAAGTGCTATTGCTCGAGAGGACCTTGAGGTTAGAAATGTTGCTTTACCCTTTATGAGGAGACTTAGGGATAAATATAAGGAGACTGTTAATCTTTATATTCTTGATGGAGATTATAGGGTTTGTATAGAGCAAGTTGAAAGTCCTCTAGGTTTAAGGCGTGCTGCTCGAATTGGAGACAGGCTTCCTTTATGGGCAGGTTCATCGGGGAGATGCTTTTTAGCTTATATGGATAAGGAGGACGTGGAAAGAATTTTAAGTATGATAAAACCCTTTACTTCTAGCACAATTACGGATAAGGAGGAAATTTACAGGAGATTGGAGAAAATAAGAACCATAGGTTATGATATAAGTAACTCTGAAAGAGAGGAGGGAGTGGCCACGGTGGCCTCTCCCATTTTCGATTCTACGGGGAAGGTTGTAGCTTGTCTTGCTATTGCTGGTCCATCTTTTAGAATACTTCCTGTGGGAGAAGAACTTGCTAAAGCTGTAGTTGAAAGTGCAAGGGAAATCTCTCGGCGTATGGGATACATGCCGAAAGGTTAA